Proteins encoded within one genomic window of Spirulina major PCC 6313:
- a CDS encoding ABC transporter permease, with amino-acid sequence MRYWTVLRLFWSTAIAAELEYRINFAIAFLSSSLNLTGSLFGLFLFYRTGYEFEGWTWPEAMIVLGVFTLLQGFAATCLVPNLNRIVDQVQEGTLDFVLLKPISSQFWLSTRTVSPWGVPDLIFGGAIILYGGSQLHLHWFDYGAGVLPLLCGAMILYSLWFMLGAMSIWFVKIYNVTEVLRGLLEAGRFPMVAYPATYRLLFTFVIPVAFLTTIPAEVILGRGEPIWLWGSAGLAIALLAIAHQFWQFALRFYTSASS; translated from the coding sequence ATGCGCTATTGGACTGTATTACGACTGTTTTGGAGCACAGCGATCGCGGCGGAATTGGAATACCGGATCAATTTTGCGATCGCCTTCCTCAGCAGTTCCCTCAACCTCACCGGCAGCCTCTTCGGCCTCTTCCTCTTCTATCGCACCGGCTACGAATTCGAGGGCTGGACCTGGCCCGAAGCGATGATCGTCCTCGGCGTGTTCACCCTCCTCCAAGGCTTTGCCGCCACCTGCCTCGTGCCCAACCTGAATCGCATTGTCGATCAGGTGCAAGAAGGAACCCTCGATTTTGTCTTGCTCAAACCGATTAGCAGTCAATTTTGGCTCTCAACCCGGACGGTGTCCCCCTGGGGCGTGCCGGATCTCATTTTCGGCGGTGCGATTATTCTCTACGGCGGCTCACAACTGCACCTGCATTGGTTCGACTATGGCGCGGGCGTGCTCCCCCTGCTCTGTGGGGCGATGATTCTCTATAGTTTGTGGTTCATGCTCGGTGCGATGAGCATTTGGTTTGTGAAAATCTACAACGTCACAGAGGTGCTGCGGGGTCTGCTCGAAGCGGGGCGGTTTCCGATGGTGGCCTATCCCGCGACCTATCGCCTGCTCTTTACCTTTGTGATCCCGGTGGCGTTTTTAACGACGATTCCTGCTGAGGTGATTTTAGGACGGGGTGAACCGATCTGGCTCTGGGGATCGGCGGGGTTAGCGATCGCCCTCCTCGCCATTGCCCACCAATTTTGGCAATTCGCCCTCCGCTTCTACACCAGCGCCTCCAGCTAA
- a CDS encoding phycobilisome rod-core linker polypeptide gives MAIPLLNYAPNSQNSRVAGYEVGTDEQPVIFSTDRVMSSEDMGNVIEAAYRQLYFHAFKADREAVLESQLRNGNISVRQFVRGLVLSDRYKRSFYDLNNNYRFVEQTVQRVLGRDVYSEREKIAWSITVATKGIEGFIDELINSDEYLENFGDTIVPYQRRRSLPSRDQGEMPFNLKSPRYDAYYRSIFGFPQIVWQNSVRRFVPQEKQAKAGDPSNFLAAARSLSSAKGVNTPRVSTSTVSMSSVPYRKLNVSIGPES, from the coding sequence TTGGCTATTCCTCTCCTAAACTATGCGCCGAACAGTCAAAACAGCCGCGTAGCTGGATACGAAGTGGGCACCGACGAACAACCCGTGATTTTCTCCACGGATCGTGTGATGTCTAGCGAAGATATGGGCAACGTCATTGAGGCGGCCTATCGGCAACTGTACTTCCATGCCTTCAAGGCAGATCGCGAAGCGGTGCTGGAATCCCAACTGCGCAACGGCAACATCAGCGTGCGTCAGTTTGTGCGGGGCCTGGTGCTGTCTGATCGGTACAAACGGAGCTTCTACGACCTCAACAACAACTATCGGTTCGTTGAGCAAACCGTCCAACGGGTTTTAGGTCGTGATGTCTACAGTGAGCGGGAAAAAATCGCCTGGTCGATTACCGTTGCCACCAAAGGGATCGAAGGCTTCATTGATGAATTAATCAATTCCGATGAATATCTCGAAAACTTCGGCGATACCATCGTTCCCTACCAACGTCGCCGCTCCTTGCCGAGCCGTGACCAAGGGGAAATGCCCTTTAACCTCAAGTCGCCGCGTTACGACGCTTACTACCGCTCGATCTTTGGGTTCCCTCAAATCGTGTGGCAAAATTCCGTGCGTCGCTTTGTGCCCCAAGAGAAGCAAGCCAAGGCGGGCGATCCGTCCAACTTCTTGGCTGCGGCTCGGAGCCTCAGTAGTGCCAAAGGGGTCAACACCCCCCGCGTGTCCACCTCAACGGTGAGCATGAGTTCTGTGCCCTATCGGAAGCTGAATGTTTCCATTGGCCCGGAATCCTAG
- a CDS encoding IS1 family transposase (programmed frameshift) — translation MECRLCGHPKTHKHGKMPNGHQRYFCPHCQQTFAESFDTLYYYRHVTPEQIEQVLQAHSEGTSLRGVSRISGLAYNTVVSIIRAASAKALLVHNDQVQGVETEDVSADEMWSFVKKKKQCLPEEVEVGDCWIAMSLADSSGLILTARVGKHTDELIEELVVSTEGKTHCQQWNSDNWGGYERVLPLEIEHYIGKDQTQRLERTNGIIRQQTGRWHRRQNKFGKLWQQTKVTVRLVVSYFNWIWQHSRYKSTAAQRAGLTDHRWSWQDILSFPTII, via the exons ATGGAATGTCGGCTCTGCGGTCATCCCAAAACCCACAAACACGGCAAAATGCCCAATGGTCATCAACGCTACTTCTGCCCTCACTGCCAGCAAACCTTTGCCGAGAGTTTTGACACCCTCTACTACTATCGCCATGTTACTCCGGAGCAGATTGAGCAAGTACTTCAAGCCCACAGTGAAGGCACTAGCTTGCGAGGAGTCAGCCGCATCAGCGGATTAGCCTATAACACCGTGGTCAGTATTATTCGTGCCGCCAGTGCTAAAGCTTTGCTGGTTCATAACGACCAAGTGCAGGGCGTGGAAACGGAGGACGTGAGTGCTGATGAGATGTGGTCATTCGTGAAAAAAAAA AAACAATGCTTGCCCGAAGAAGTTGAAGTAGGCGATTGCTGGATTGCGATGAGTTTGGCAGATTCGAGCGGGTTAATCTTGACAGCACGAGTGGGGAAACACACCGATGAACTGATTGAAGAACTGGTGGTGAGCACGGAGGGAAAGACCCATTGCCAGCAATGGAATAGTGACAACTGGGGAGGATATGAGCGGGTACTGCCGCTGGAAATTGAGCACTACATTGGCAAAGACCAAACGCAACGGTTGGAGCGTACCAATGGAATTATCAGGCAGCAGACGGGTAGGTGGCATCGACGACAGAACAAGTTTGGCAAACTGTGGCAGCAGACAAAGGTGACGGTGCGTTTAGTGGTGAGTTATTTCAACTGGATCTGGCAGCACAGTCGCTACAAGAGCACGGCGGCACAACGAGCAGGATTGACTGACCATCGCTGGAGTTGGCAGGATATCCTCTCCTTCCCCACAATAATCTAA